A part of Brassica rapa cultivar Chiifu-401-42 chromosome A05, CAAS_Brap_v3.01, whole genome shotgun sequence genomic DNA contains:
- the LOC103866460 gene encoding exportin-2, whose product MEWNPETLQNLSQCFLHTLSPIPEPRRAAERFLSEAADLPNYGLAVLRLVAEPSVEEQTRHAAAVNFKNHLRSRWLPSADSGVAPIMDSEKEQIKTLIVSLMLSSSPRIQSQLSEALAVIGKHDFPRNWPALLPELVSSLQKAALAGDYAAVNGILGTANSIFKNFRHQYRTDELFLDIKYCLEIFAPPLQEIFVKTDSLIDAAVSSGGSAANLKPLFESQKLCCRIFFSLNFQDLPEFFEDNMEKWMGVFKKCLSSNYPALESTEDGLTLVDDLRAAVCENINLYMEKYEEEFQKFLEGFASAVWTLLRDVSKSPSRDQLATTAIKFLTTVSTSAHHALFAGENVIKEICQSIVIPNVSLRDEDEELFEMNYIEFIRRDMEGSDVDTRRRIACELLKGLATNYKAQVTEVVSHEIQKLLSSFSSNPAVQWKDKDCAIYLVVSLATKKAGGASVSTDLIDVQSFFASIILPELQSHDVNSFPMLKAGSLKFLTMFRSHLPKPFAMQLFPELVRFLKAESNVVHSYAASCIEKLLLVKEEGGRSRYVAGDISPFLLQLMTNLFDALKFPESEENQYIMKCIMRVLGVAEISSEVAGPCIGGLTSVLSEVCKNPKNPTFNHYIFESVAVLVRRACERDISLISAFETSLFPSLQMILANDIAEFLPYAFQLLAQLVELNRPPLSPNYMQIFLLLLSPESWKRSGNVPALVRLLQAFLQKAPHEVTQENRLSEVLGIFDKLVAAPSTDEQGFYVLNTVIEYLDYGAIAPYMTGVWNALFTRLQNKKTIKFQKSLVVFMSLFLVKHGHAHLVATMNTVQPNIFTTIVQQFWIPNVKLIMGSVEVKLAAVAATRLICETPDLLHPAASKIWGAMLDSIVTLVSRPEQERAVEEPEMPDVLENVGYTAAFVSLHNAGRREADPLPDIRDPKQFVVASLARLSAASPGRYPQLIGENLEKANQAALLQLCSAYNSIII is encoded by the coding sequence ATGGAGTGGAATCCGGAGACTCTCCAGAACCTCTCGCAGTGCTTCCTCCACACACTCTCCCCGATCCCCGAGCCTCGCCGCGCCGCCGAGAGATTTCTCTCCGAAGCCGCCGATCTACCAAACTACGGTTTAGCCGTGCTCCGTCTCGTAGCGGAGCCTTCCGTCGAGGAGCAGACTCGCCACGCCGCCGCCGTCAACTTCAAGAACCACCTCCGCTCGCGGTGGCTCCCTTCCGCAGACTCCGGCGTCGCTCCGATTATGGATTCGGAGAAGGAGCAGATCAAGACGCTCATCGTCTCCCTCATGCTCTCCTCTTCCCCGAGGATCCAGAGCCAGCTCAGCGAAGCCCTAGCCGTCATCGGTAAGCACGATTTCCCGAGAAACTGGCCTGCTTTGCTTCCCGAGCTCGTCTCCAGCCTCCAGAAGGCTGCTCTCGCCGGGGACTACGCGGCCGTTAACGGTATTCTCGGGACTGCGAATTCGATTTTCAAAAACTTTAGGCATCAGTATAGAACCGATGAGCTGTTTCTTGATATTAAGTATTGCCTTGAGATTTTCGCTCCTCCGTTGCAAGAGATATTCGTTAAAACTGATTCGTTGATTGATGCCGCTGTGAGCTCTGGTGGATCGGCTGCGAACCTTAAGCCTTTGTTTGAGTCTCAGAAGCTTTGCTGCAGGATATTCTTCTCGCTGAACTTCCAGGACTTGCCTGAGTTCTTCGAGGATAATATGGAGAAGTGGATGGGAGTGTTTAAGAAGTGTTTGTCCTCGAACTACCCCGCCTTGGAGAGCACAGAAGATGGTTTGACGCTTGTGGATGATCTCCGCGCGGCTGTTTGTGAGAACATTAACTTGTACATGGAgaagtacgaagaagagttccaAAAGTTTTTGGAGGGTTTTGCATCAGCCGTGTGGACGTTGCTAAGGGATGTGTCGAAGTCTCCTAGTAGGGATCAGCTAGCTACTACGGCAATCAAGTTTTTGACCACTGTGAGCACGAGTGCGCACCATGCTTTGTTTGCAGGCGAGAATGTGATTAAGGAAATCTGCCAGAGCATTGTGATTCCTAATGTTTCTTTgagggatgaagatgaagagctTTTTGAGATGAACTATATTGAGTTTATCCGGAGGGACATGGAGGGAAGCGATGTGGACACTAGAAGGAGGATCGCTTGTGAACTGCTTAAAGGACTTGCCACAAACTACAAAGCACAGGTGACAGAAGTGGTTTCTCATGAGATACAGAAGCTTTTGAGCTCTTTTTCATCTAATCCGGCTGTACAATGGAAAGACAAGGACTGTGCAATTTACTTGGTCGTCTCGCTGGCTACGAAGAAGGCAGGGGGTGCGTCTGTATCCACAGATCTTATTGATGTTCAAAGCTTCTTTGCAAGCATTATTCTCCCCGAGTTGCAAAGCCACGACGTCAACAGCTTTCCAATGCTGAAGGCAGGGTCTTTGAAGTTCTTAACGATGTTTCGCAGTCATCTACCAAAGCCCTTTGCAATGCAGTTGTTCCCGGAGCTGGTCCGGTTCCTTAAAGCAGAGTCGAACGTGGTGCACTCATATGCTGCTAGCTGTATAGAGAAGCTCTTGCTAGTAAAGGAGGAAGGTGGAAGGAGCAGGTATGTCGCTGGTGATATAAGTCCGTTTTTGCTGCAGTTGATGACGAATCTGTTTGATGCACTGAAGTTCCCTGAATCTGAGGAGAATCAATATATTATGAAGTGTATAATGCGGGTCCTCGGTGTTGCTGAAATCAGTAGTGAGGTTGCTGGACCTTGCATCGGTGGCTTGACCTCTGTTCTTAGTGAAGTTTGCAAAAACCCGAAGAATCCTACGTTTAATCACTACATCTTTGAGTCTGTGGCTGTACTTGTTCGCAGGGCCTGTGAACGTGATATTTCTCTTATATCTGCATTTGAAACGAGTCTCTTCCCAAGCCTGCAGATGATTTTGGCCAATGATATCGCAGAGTTCTTGCCTTACGCGTTTCAGCTGCTAGCTCAGCTTGTTGAGCTGAACAGACCGCCTCTCTCGCCGAACTACATGCAGATCTTCTTGCTGCTCCTGTCGCCTGAGTCTTGGAAGAGAAGCGGCAATGTTCCAGCCCTTGTGCGTTTGCTCCAGGCTTTCCTGCAGAAAGCACCTCATGAGGTCACTCAAGAGAATCGGTTGAGTGAAGTGCTGGGAATATTTGATAAACTGGTTGCAGCTCCTAGCACAGATGAGCAAGGGTTTTATGTGCTCAATACTGTGATCGAGTATCTCGACTACGGTGCCATTGCTCCATACATGACGGGCGTATGGAATGCTCTGTTCACACGTCTTCAGAACAAGAAGACTATTAAGTTCCAGAAATCGCTAGTGGTATTCATGTCCCTCTTTTTGGTGAAGCACGGACATGCTCATCTTGTCGCCACTATGAATACTGTTCAGCCCAACATTTTCACCACCATCGTGCAGCAATTCTGGATTCCAAACGTTAAGCTGATCATGGGAAGTGTCGAGGTAAAGCTAGCTGCAGTTGCCGCAACGAGACTCATATGTGAGACTCCAGACCTTCTTCATCCAGCAGCTTCTAAGATCTGGGGAGCTATGCTGGACAGTATAGTGACGCTTGTTTCAAGGCCTGAGCAGGAAAGAGCCGTTGAAGAACCTGAAATGCCAGACGTCTTGGAGAATGTTGGATACACAGCTGCGTTTGTGAGTCTTCACAATGCTGGGAGAAGAGAAGCGGATCCTCTTCCAGACATTAGAGATCCGAAGCAGTTCGTGGTTGCTTCTTTGGCCAGGCTTTCTGCTGCTTCTCCTGGTAGATACCCTCAGTTAATTGGTGAGAATCTCGAAAAAGCAAACCAGGCAGCTTTGCTTCAGCTCTGCAGCGCTTACAACTCCATAATCATTTGA